TGTGTCAGTGCTTGGCGGCGGGGATTCTCCGGTGGCTTTGGTGAGCTGATCTCCTTCCGATCTGCGTATCTTGTTCACAAAGGGCAAACCATGTCCAATCACAATCGCATAATACCTCCCACGAGCATAACATGCAACAATAGCAAATTCGCTACACTACCATGAGTGTATAGAATCGCCATAATGTCACAAAATATATAAGCAACACATATGCATTACCTATACACAAATTTCAATCACTTTGCAATGCTAATTTTATCTCAAACCAAGTTTTGATCAGATTTAAAAATATTGACTCTTTAAAAACGACATATGCAGTTACAGAGTAAGTATATTCCATTTCCAAGAAAGCACGAATTCCATGGCTTCAAATCTTTCGATGTTCCTACAACGACGTACGCCAAAGGGCAAACCGACCAAAGGCAAGGAATCCACGGATTCCACACGAGTCGCGCAAACTCCAAAGGTGATCTGATGTCGAACACGCTCACGTGAACTCCAGTCGGTCTAGCGGCAATTCTTTACCCTCACATGCACACCTCCTCTTCAATCAAACTCCTGACAATTAGCGCAGCTCGATATAGATTAGTCGCAGCTGGACTCGTGATTACACGATTAATTGAGCAGCAGCATAAAGGGGCCATTCAGAAAGGCGGCTTTGCTTCCGCTCTCTCTTTTCTTTGCCATGATGCTGCCGAAGAGTGCCGCCCTCGCCGCCGTCGCGTTGTCTTCCTCCGTCCTCCTGCTCCATGCCTTCTCTCTTCCGGCAGCCTCTGCGCTCTCCGTCGGGCTGGCGCGGCGCCACCGGCACGACGCCACGCCCGGTCCGGCCGCCGGCTGCGACGTCTTCAGTGGCAGCTGGGtcctcgacggcggcggcggctcggcggCGTACACCGGGTACAACTGCCCGCTCATCGACGCGGAGTTCAATTGCCAGCTGTACGGCCGCCCGGACTCCGACTACCTCCGGTACGTCTGGAAGCCGGCCGGCTGCGAGCTGCCGAGGTACGTGGCAGTGAGCGCCAAGCCAACCATGCCTCATGAACCCACAGCAACAGACACTCGCGTGCATGCTTGATAGACTGATTACTTGTACTGTGTGCACCAGGTTCGATGGCGCGGACTTCTTGACACGGATGAAAGGGAAGACGGTGATGTTCGTGGGCGACTCGCTGGGCCGCAACCAGTGGGAGTCGCTCGTCTGCCTGCTGCACGCCGCCGCGCCGCAGTCGCCGGCGCAGCTCGTCTCCGCGGACCCTCTGTACACCTACAAGTTCCTGGTATGTTATGTACACATGTACCATGCGGCGTGCATGATAATTCAGAGATTGCCCGAAGAGATTAATTAGGCCAAATCTAATCTAAATACGTTGTTCGAGCATCAGGAGCACCAGGTGACGGTATCCTTCTACCGCGCGCCGTACCTGGTGGACATCGACATGGTCCAGGGGAAGCGGGTGCTGATGCTGGACGACATCTCCGAGAACGCCGAGGCGTGGCGCGACGCCGACGTGCTCTCCTTCAACTCCGGCCACTGGTGGACGCACACCGGCTCGATGCAGGGGTACGCCGCACTGCAAATCTATCTATCCGTGATAATCCCTCCAGCTTGTAGTTGTAGATTCATCGTCAATTTGCTCTGCAAATGTGAGTGGTGGATGCAGCTGGGACTACATGGGCGAGTCTGGCCGATACTACGAGGACATGGACCGCACGGTGGCATTCCAGCGCGGCCTCACCACCTGGGCCAACTGGGTGGACCTCAACCTCGATCAAGCCAAGACCCGTGTCTTCTTCCAGTCCATGTCGCCCACGCATTACAGGCATTATTCTCACCAGGGGCACGAGCCATCCCTTTCTGTGCACTGCCACGCTAGCGGCGTCCTGTCCAGACGCGCATATGCATGTACATGCACGTGTCGTGTTTTTTTTTATCATTCAGTTCATTCATTGTTTTTTCGTTTCGGCCTTTTTGTGCTGTGATCTCTATCAGCTCGAAGGAATGGCCCAACCCGGTATCGAAGAACTGCTACGGCGAGACGGCACCGGTGACTGTGCTGAACTCGACCGGTCAGGCCTCGGGCCAGGACCAGGTGATCCAGGCCGTGCTGCGGGGCATGAAGAGCCCCGTCCGTCTCCTCGACATCACGGCGCTGTCGGCGATGCGCAAGGACGCGCACCCATCGGTGTACAGCGGCGACTTCTCGCCGGCGCAGCGTGCCAACCCCGGCGCCGGCGGCTCCGTTGACTGCAGCCACTGGTGCCTCCCCGGCCTCCCGGACACCTGGAACCAGCTCTTCTACACACTCCTCTTCTACAAATAGTACTGACACTGACATAGGCACATACTCCGCCACCGGGCACATAGCAAGTCATCCACCCGTACAACTAGCACAACAGCTCGCTAGCCATGTTGTCACAAAACCATTTGATTTTTTTCAGTGTGTGTAGACTGTAAAGCTAGTGTGACGTTGTATCACAGGAGTACACAATAGTTGGCGGGAGAAATGCGTCGATAACGTTTACATTGGAGTGAAAAAATTACAATCTCGGCATCATTTGATCTCCTTTATTCACATGGCATTTGTACAATTGTACTCCACGTACCCCATTTTTCGCAATAGTTGATCTACTGTGCTTTGCATGCAACAAGCTACGTACCCTAGACCACTTATAAATTTAAGCGCATGTTTGGTACTGATTCTCGAACGGCTCCTAAAGCTATTTTTAGACGACGCGAGCCAGACTGCTCCCTACTAGAAGCGCCGGATTTCGCACACTCTATAGCGGCAGACATTTGAAGGAGCCGAAAAAAACCAGCTTCACCTTGCTCCTCCTTCGCGCTCGCGGGGCCCGGGCGAAATTGCCCCTTCTCTACGCACGTCAGCAACAATAGAGCGGACGACGAGTCACGAGTGGGGCTGGGGCGGAGGCGTCGGTGGGCTAGAGCCCGGAGCGTCGGTGTCAGGACCAAGGCGGAGCAACGCCGTCGAGAGTCGAGGCAGGGCCGTAGGGCCAGTGGCGCCAGAGGAAGCTTCGAGCAGACTAGCGCTAGGGCAAAGCAGCGCCAttgtcgacgaaatctggtcgacagtcctccgaggggtatcccacgaaggtagattgatcggcagaggtgcgcgtaatcaagaacaagaaggcaacagagacacaagagttagacaggttcgggcagTCTgcgcgatgtaataccctactactgtggtctgttggtttgtattgtctatcgtatgatattgcatgtgttttgagagggtcccctacccgccttatatagccgggggtagggttataagtcggttagatctaggagataaccggtaagtaataacagattacaggaatcacgagatcgagcatatcctaacagagctcgtagtatcttcaggatatcgctcTTGACgtcttgcggtacacgccgagcagtaccgtgcaccgtaagtcttcatcttgtgggctggaccacccctagcaacgcagcccatgtagtctatcGTGGGTATCAGGGGTCGtacccccccacagctagtccccgagcgccttgtatttgctgtgcaatgccgtcttgagcttatctgagcaggtgtaaacaaagccgagcactcagactcatagtccgaccacctTAATGAGTCGTCGAGCAGTTATGGACCGTAACCGAGCAGCTTAATTGTCCGGCCGAGCCCGGGcttacccaagtaaggcttgccagaaggatgtaaggagttcaagttcaaaatcaaaaatttcttcactgtgaaccaagtgtgcatacttagagtccgaccacgagaaatggagataatcttcttcaacttcaggaggtaCGGAGTCTTCCAATGAATAGATTAAAGAAaatacactcaccgcaaggtgaagtgtgcccacttagtccctgagcctgataataggtgacgtggtcacgtggtgctagggtccaaaaagTAGGAGAAAGACAGAAGACCAGCCAAATAGGCAGCTAGTCCACTGGTCGAGCCTTGaaatgaaaagcgcacattcaccgcaaggtgaagtgtgcccacttagtccccgagcctgacagtaggtgacgtggtcatatGGTGCCAGAGTCAAAAATAGCAGTAGAAAAAAGTCCCCAGTATGGTGAGAAATCGAATCataatgatgacgtagtccccgagccacaagtgaaaatctcgaataaatcaagaagtgccgattactcaaatcgtggagaaaaaaccggagtaatGACTGTAtagtagaaattactgagccttgatggtattgcGGAGAGGTCGACGAATATTCGGCGTGTAGTACCGAGCTTGCATCgaaaaatgggcgatatgggcAGTAGTTGCATGGAAGCCCAGATAACGGCCCAGCACGCCACTTTGGGGAATTTAGAAGGGCGCAACTCAGCAtggtgcggtttcccaaaaacccttgaatgcaaaaaGTCGAGAGGTTGTCTGTATAACTCCGCCGCCACGCTCCACGCTCCTACCTTTGCCACTCCGtcacttcgtcttcctcctcacCCTCGCGCTCTCCCATTCGCATTCACACACATTCCACCGCTAGGGCTAAAAAGCTTGCGTAAAGGGACCAATCCTGATCTAGATCTGAGGGATGGCGtcgaagaggggaggtggtaacgCGAAGAAGGCGGCCACCGGGGCAAGCCATGACAGGGAATGGGTACtgtcactcatgggggagacTGATCTCAACGAGATGGAGGAGGCGGATGTTCTTCCTGATCATGTCACCACCGGATGGCGTTCGACCGACGGTGAGCCCTATCTGATGCCACACAACGATGAACTCGTTGTATTCGAAGATTACTTCTGGTGTGGATTGGGGCTTCCGGTACACCCTTTCTTGCGAGATCTGTTGGAGTATTGGGGAGTGAGCTTATGTAATCTTCATCCAAACACTATTTTGTACACCTCTGTGTTTATCCACTTCTGTGAGATTTATCTTGACATTTTTTCCCATTTCAATCTCTTTCGACACTTTTTCTAGcttaagaagaaaggagggggtggTTCCAAAGTTGTCGGTggtgtgtatctatagctccGCGATGGGATGGTGAGCAAATACATTCCTGTGCTGTTGAATACCTCGCTGAaagggtggaatgccaggtggttctatatgaagcaaAGTGATCCTGCCGTCCGATGTGATGTTGACCAGATTCTAGAGAATCAGAGGAGCTAGTGGGAGAAACCGACCAGTGCCGATATGGAACAGGTGAAGGAACTCCTCGAGCTAATGAGGGGCATGATGATGAGCGgagtggtggtggcagtgaaCTTCATACTGCGCCACGTCcaaccctacaaggagagggctcatgcgggctttgacttcaaaggaGACACTGACGACACCCGGGAGAGGACGAAGAGACTGACGAAGGAGGCTGTGCTACACCGGGCCGCTGAACTATTCACCCCAAACGTGTCGTACACCTTGTCGGGGCAGCCGAAACCCTTCAACTGCATGAactcacctcctcaggtaaaaatctcGACTGTTGTTCCTGGTGTTTTTTGTCCCATGCTGGGGCTGAGCAGTGGACTAATTcacttatggaaagatccattGGCAGGAATGGACGGCGTACTTCTTGGGCGtgccgaggagcgattggccaGACGTAGTGGACGCCAGGCTGACCACTCAGCCGGAGGAAGGTGTCATGGGCACCTCGTCCAAATCTAGAGGCGAAGGTGCTGGTCAAAAGAAGAACCCCCCGGTATCAGAGAAAGTTCAGGGGAAAACGGCGGCAAAAGATGAGCTAacccaaaagaaaagaaaaacgacGGATGTAGCTCCCGACAAGCCGGTCGGCATCTCATTTGGTGGCGATCGGACCGCTCGGACATAGAGTGCGGCGATATCTGAGCGGTTGGATGACGACAGGGCTCTAGGAACTCCCCCTTCGAGCACTAAAGCATCATCACGCAACACACGCGTGGAGGTGCAATCGAAGGGAGGAGGAGTCCCCAAGCAGCAAGCGGAGAAGACACCGATGGCGGGGGCCGCAAGACCTCCAGCCCAGGACACGCGGGTTGACCCCAGAGCAATGCCTGGGTGCTCAAGGAGGCATCGCCAGTTTAGAACCATTCATCTAGAAGCTGATGTGTAATCATCTTTTACCTAGGATCTGTAGCTATCCGATTTTTATGGTTGCGGTGATCGATGAGCTAATTTGATGCAGAACAGGGCACGTGGAGGATCTAAATCCTTTAGGCTAGACTGGCGAGCAGCCAGGGACTGGTCCCAGCATGAAGACATTGTGGACAGACTCCGTTCTAGAGTCCACCAGTTGAAGATGGAGTTGGAGGTTTGCGGAGGATTCGACCACCGCTGCTGatggagttggaggtggagagTGGTCGGCGACAACGATGAGCGATTTGATAGAGACACTAGGAGCAGCAGCGAGGGCCACCTAGTCTTCAAAGGTGGAAGCGGGAGCTGCTCGAGCTGTGCCGGAATCAGGGGCGCAGAGGCCGGTAGCATCGGAGGAGCAAGCGGCGCACCCTGAGATGCCGCAAGGCATGGTCGGTCACTCTGTGAGGCCACCAAGCTCCCAAGGAGTGCCACCGGCTATGGAGGAAGAGGACAAGGTCGAGGAGATTGAGCACGAAGGACCACGATCTCAAACCGTTCGCATCTTCCACAAGCGAGGGGAGAAAGTTGTGGTCgtagaagaggaggacaccactagggagatgaAGAGGCTACGGTCCACCCTTTGCATGgctatgaagcaaattgaggttagtgtTGCATCAGCGGTGTCTGTCTTTGGTGTTGGAGACTTTGATATTTTATAATCTTGTTGCTTTGCAGGGCATAGCGTGAACTACCGAACAATGGCAACAGTTGATCAAAaagatggagcccctcgccgaggagaacgaGAAGCTGAGAGAGGTGATAAAAGTGATAGAGAAGAAcgtccagagggcccagcgcaaaagggatcttgctgaatcaaacACCAAGGACCTGGATACCAAAATGGCATCTTATCCGACCAGTTGAAGACCGTCTTTGAGCAGCTGAAAAGCATCTCCGAATAGAAGAAAGGTACTGCAGATCGGTGAATTTGTCCTGCATTGCTGAACAGTCTTGATGTTGCTGTCAATCGTTTTGTTTGTAGAACAAAATGCGGAGCTCGGCCGGTTGTGTCAAGTTGTCGGTCAACTCCACGAGGAGAAGGAAAAAACATTTAGGCGAGCAGAGAAACTAGCCGAGGATCTAGAAGGTGAGTCATTCATGGTTGGGGTGTTGCTGATATGATTTCTTCGTTTGATGAATCCTTTTGGTGTCTATAGAATACCGTCGAAAAACCAAGGCGCAGTTCGACGTGCTAGAGCTAGAGGCAAAAATCCGGAGGTGAAAATTTGACGTCATGGTGGCCGAAGTCAGGCTGGTGCTCAACTATATCGATATGGAGATAGCTCCTCAGCCCGGCGATAGGCCACCCCATTCGGATGCCATCATTGATAGGTACAAGGTGGCAAGGGAGAGCTTCAAAGGCTTCAACCAAGACGTCGTTGTCTTTGTCGTGATGCCTACTCTACCGGTGGTCCAGTTCCACTACCCTGCAATCAATCTTCGAGTGATAGAGGTTGGATTCACCAGAGGGACGAGTGCGATGAAAGAGGAGCAGCTGAAAGATGAGGTCACGGACGCGGCGAAGAGACTGGCCAGCGATGTTGATCTGTTCGACGAGGTAGATGGTGACGGCCAAGCTCAATAACCTGAGTGGTGAGGAACCTATATGGGACAACTAGAAAGGGAGTTAGATGCACGAGGGCCTAAGCAAACAtttgtgtatttgtataaatgttgtgaGTAGATGTCGTATGCGTGCTTAGGTGGCTTGCTAGCATTTGCGGTGAAAAAGAGACGTGTTGTTAACCCTAATGCATTTATACGTGGTATAAGCAgcgttcgagcagttagttcgttactgggctcttggccttgggtAGCCTGTATCACATAATGTCGAGCgctagagcccgtgcacgtgtagggggaacagacatgaccgaggaatcatagccgaccacccataacgcaaagcACTGGAGCCCAtaacacgtgtagggagagatcgaagacagtgttttctccaaagaacacagagcagaacgtgtgctgcttgatggttggtgaaatatcttaaagatattttagtatggagaaataggtcgaagcatttatggagatcacgtataattATAGGAGTTTGTTTAAGTAGCTTGGAGCTGGTAATCGTAATTGGAGATTAAACtggagtggagaaataatggagacaaattatggcaatAAAAACTTCATTTATTatggagtgaagagtacatatctagagcgttttaaggatagaaatgtataaggtgctcgatgtgccatgagttaggGATATCAATCccctccatgtcacatagccggtaggaccctggtcgggtaacctctttgaccacgtaaggctcttcctagggggaggagagcttatgcatccctttggttttctactttctacaaagaacgaggtcaccgaccaTGAATGAACGTCCTTTgatattgcgattgtagtatcttcgcaggccttctaggtatttggctgtatgaATGCAAGTGATCAGGTGTTCTTCTTCGGTTCTATCGACATCCTTTatccgaacagctgtggcttgctcttcattataatgctccACCCTAGGTGCTTAGAAGGCAATGTTCACaagaagtatggcttctgagccatagaccaaaaaatatggagatacaccgatgttgtgactagcttgagtgcgcagtccctagatcacagctgggagctctttgagccatctgcctggatgcttttcctctttctagtaaagtctctttttgagggcatcgaggatcatgttGTTCGCTCGTTtgacctagccattggctctagaatgggcaacagagacgtatttgatggagatgcgtcGGTCTTCATAGAAATCCCAAAAATGGTGACCAttgaatgtagttctgaggtcggtgatgatggtgttcgtagactaaatctatggatgatatcttcgaagagctcgactaccttctttgcagtagctgaaacaagcagcttgtattcgatccacttggagaacttgtcaatggcgacatatgCGTACCGAAAATTGCCTAGCgtgggcttgaaaggcccaatcatgtcaagtccccagcatgcaaaaggcctagaagctaggatggtctgcaattcctacactggcacgtgtatttgcttggcgaaaaactaacatccttcacaacgtcggatgaggtcttctgcattggagatggccgtgggctagtaaaaaccagctcgaaaAGCTTTGTTGACCAGGTTTCTAGAGGCCACgtgattgccataggagccagagtgaatttcaagaagtaacttcactccctcttcttgtgTGATgtatttctgtagtatcccttccttggtgcttttcctcatcaacttcCTGTCtcccagcacataatgcttgctacgACGGATGAGACATTCAGTTTCGGTCTTATCGATGGGTACGTTGGCGctggttaggtacttgatgaactgttccctccaatctatgATCGACGAAGGTACtacaagtaccagctgctcggtggggggGGGACTTCTTgaactttcttctcttccttaatagatggcgtaaagaggtcttgaatgaagaccctaggtggaatcatagcgcgagaagagcctatcttagataggtggtcgacgAGCTAATTTTGGTCtcataccatgtggtggtactcgataccgtaaaaCTTTCCTTTGAGTTTTCTGATCTcggcgcagtatgcatccatcttctcactagagcaagaccaatctttgttgacttggttgatgaccagcgtggagtcttcgtacaccatgaggcatttgacaccaagctcaacggctatacgaaGCCTGTGGAGGCATGCTTCATGTTccacggcattgttggaggctagaaaatgaattcaAAGGACATATCAGAGCTTGTCCTTAGTCAGAGTAATAAACAAAATGCCGGCGCcaacaccattgatgttgagggcaccatcgAAATACATTATCTAGTGCTTAGGGCAAGCAATGGGGATGGGcttttggatctcggtccactcagtggCAAAGTCAGCTAGCGCCTACGACTTAATGGTCGACCTGCTCCTGAATTCGATGGAATAAGTGATGAGCTCGACTGCCCACTTGATGACTTAATGGCCACTTGATGATCAGGAAACTCAAAGGAATAAGTGGccactcattaagaacctcactaatgaagtagaccagatgttgcaccttataggggTGTCCAACCTCGCGCTTGACGACGATGGTTGTGCTAACGATGCGAGAGgcagcggcgatgtagatcaatagtgTTTCATCTAGTtgaggcgccgtcatgatcgggGGCTTCGTTAAAAATaacttgagctactcaaaagcCGAAtcagcctcctccgaccaggggaagtgctcgaaggccttgagtagtttgaagaacggtagtctcttttcaccgaggcatgatataaagtggttgagggcagccatgcaccatgtgagcttctatatatcctttacGCAGGTCGGCAgtttcatattggtaatggcggagaccttgttggggttgggtttGATGCTGTGGGCGCGGATGATGTAGCCCAAGAGTATGccgaatggaactccaaagatgcactttgaagggttcaactttcaTCTATATCTTTTTAGGTTGACGAACGTTTCTTCAAGGTCGACGATGAGACTATCGGCGGTTTTGGACTtaacgaccacatcgtcgatgtaagctttgatgttgtAGACTATCTGTTGGTctaggcacatctagatggccctttggtaggtcgccccagTGTtttttagtccaaaagacatggttGTATAGCAATAcacaccgaaaggcatgatgaacgatgttttgatctggtcgtcctctttgagagatatctggtgatagccagagtaatagtcgaggaaggagaggatttcacagctagtggtggagtctacaaccttgtctatctaaggcagactgaaggggtctttaacgcagtgtttgttgagattagtgtaatcaacgcagattctccattctttattctttttttaaacaAGAGcttggtttgctaaccactcaggatgatacacttctttattTAATCTAgctgctaggagccattttaccTCTACCCTAATagtctccttcttgtctagcatgaatcatcggagcttctgcttgatcggcttagcggtcggtgagacattcaaggagtgctcgatcttctcccgtggtacccctgacatagctgcaggtttccaagcaaacacgttggTGTTGGCACGTAGAAagaagacgagcgcgctttcctatttggggttgagaTGAGCCTCAATCTTGGCgatcttggtggggtcatcgaggtCGAGGATGACCTCCTtcatttccttagacttggcggaggcacgaagAGGCTCTAGCGCTGGGATCTCCAGATCATTGGCGAGCACcgtcttggcatcggtgaccacgcttgccatctagatggagaggtcggtggcttcagcgagggAGAGACTCTCTATTTCACAGGCGTAGGTAAtgaagaggttggcccatagggctagaACTCCTATAGGCAAGGGCATCTTCAATACCGAataggcatagtgcggtatggccatgaacttagctagagctagccgaccaagtatggcgtggtaggcggtgttgaagtcggcgacgtagaagttgatgtgctcgacgcggaaGTTGCTAGCCATGCCGAATTGTACTAGGAGGGTGATCTCCCCAAGCGATCatgatgccctgccaggtaccacaccctagaagaaGGAGTCggagggagtgaggtcttctacTCTAAGGCCTAGCTCCTTCAGGGCTCTggtgaagaggaggttcagggcGCTTCcgccatcgatgagtacttttctgaagagtactttcttgatggttgcatcgagAACAAGGGGGAAACACCttatgtaagggatgtccacccactagtcagccctactgaaggtgatggggacctcagactagGAGCGATAGCTGGGCTCGGTAATAGCGTCTTCTGTGTTGACGACGAGCACCCGACAGGCAGTGAGTTTTCGATCTCTTCTATTCTCGATGGCAGTAAGGCCCCcgaagatagtggcgaccactttgttGTGATCCTATAAGGCATTAttgttgtccccaggtggtcggcgacctctggcTCCATTGTCGTTGTCGTTGTCCTtctttttggcctagaactccttagccaagccaaggcagtccttcatcttgtgcttgctgttcttgtggagggggcatgggcctttgaggattttcttgtactgctcatcgtagttataTTTGGCGTGAGGTTCATCCACAGTGGCGACAATGTTGTCTGGTCGGTGGTGGCGATACTAATCAGCTTTAGACCCTTTCAGCCGATCGCGGCCACTGTCCTAATGGTGGCCACGGTTGTCATAGCGGCGGTCACTATGGCATCATTCATCGGGGTGCTTATTGTTGcggcgagttgggcgatgagtgtcTGCATCCTTGTTGAAGCAAACTTGGACCTCTTTAGTGTTGGCGTATTGATCGGCGGTCATGATCATCTCATTAATCCCCTTTAGCGGCTTACGATTGAATTTGGAGcggaggtcatggtgatggagtcctctgataAAGGTAGTAATGACTTCTACTTTCATGATGTTggaaatagaattcctcatcttggaaaactgtctgatgtagctacgaagAAGCTCGGACAGTTTCTGATAAATACGATTCAAATTGTGCTTGGTGCCCGGTTGAGTACACGTAGCCTTGtaattgttggtgaagaccttcttcaactattcccaagattcgatggaatCTGGGGCGAGGCACGTGAGCCAGTTCATTGTGGTCgacatgagcatgatgggaagatagttcgccatgacgctGGTATCTCCCTCGGCAGCACACACagcggtggcataagcttgtagccactgtgtggggttcatctgcccctcatagggctcgaccctggtgattttgaaaccatggggccactggagtgttcggagtgctcTCGTGAATGCTTGGGGCCCTTTGGGATCATCACCGTCGTGATCGGCAGCATTGCCGATGTTAAGTGGCTAGAGGGCTGCATCTGGATTACTGAATTCTTACTCGTATTCTTGACGCCGGCGTACTTCCTCCTCATGTCAAGAGAAACAACATCCATTGATATGACATCATGCATCCCGGAGGTTGTTGATGTGTgcttggacatcttgatcgacTTCTTGGTCAAGTTGGCGATGGTAGTTGAtacgtgtcggtgtttcgtacaagcaccggcaagtaaatttatagtaatgcgcgttagactcggatggtgcgctaaagg
The window above is part of the Miscanthus floridulus cultivar M001 unplaced genomic scaffold, ASM1932011v1 fs_656_1_2, whole genome shotgun sequence genome. Proteins encoded here:
- the LOC136532550 gene encoding protein PMR5-like isoform X3; amino-acid sequence: MMLPKSAALAAVALSSSVLLLHAFSLPAASALSVGLARRHRHDATPGPAAGCDVFSGSWVLDGGGGSAAYTGYNCPLIDAEFNCQLYGRPDSDYLRYVWKPAGCELPRFDGADFLTRMKGKTVMFVGDSLGRNQWESLVCLLHAAAPQSPAQLVSADPLYTYKFLEHQVTVSFYRAPYLVDIDMVQGKRVLMLDDISENAEAWRDADVLSFNSGHWWTHTGSMQGWDYMGESGRYYEDMDRTVAFQRGLTTWANWVDLNLDQAKTRVFFQSMSPTHYSSKEWPNPVSKNCYGETAPVTVLNSTGQASGQDQVIQAVLRGMKSPVRLLDITALSAMRKDAHPSVYSGDFSPAQRANPGAGGSVDCSHWCLPGLPDTWNQLFYTLLFYK